The following coding sequences are from one Verrucosispora sp. WMMD573 window:
- a CDS encoding carboxypeptidase-like regulatory domain-containing protein: MSRKRVGVLALLIAAPLLIGAGLLAFGGDDPVSDDGPPPPPGRTSPAGTVTGTVTTPAGDPVRQASVQVTALDEPAPAIPEVGVLTGDAGRYEWRLPPGRYEIIVSTGERDSAPQTATVTADRVTRLDFTLP; encoded by the coding sequence ATGAGCCGTAAGCGCGTCGGGGTGCTCGCACTCCTGATCGCCGCGCCGTTGCTGATCGGGGCTGGCCTGCTGGCCTTCGGCGGAGACGACCCGGTCTCCGACGACGGGCCGCCACCCCCGCCCGGTCGCACCAGCCCGGCCGGCACGGTGACCGGCACCGTCACCACCCCGGCGGGCGACCCGGTGCGTCAGGCGTCCGTGCAGGTCACTGCCCTTGACGAGCCCGCGCCGGCGATCCCCGAGGTCGGCGTGCTGACCGGAGACGCCGGCCGCTACGAGTGGCGGCTTCCACCGGGCCGGTACGAGATCATCGTGAGCACCGGCGAACGGGACAGCGCCCCGCAGACCGCGACGGTGACCGCCGACCGGGTCACCCGACTCGACTTCACCCTTCCCTGA
- a CDS encoding RHS repeat-associated core domain-containing protein, with translation MLRPLSVPARRPALLATAVAVTLMAGLLQAVPAEAIPAGYQPTSAKPTPPVPVKAVKPAAAPTAEVPPPASAKPAPVWPSAGSAVVDLTAARPDAAAARVGTLPVRLARPTAAARGGAAPGRVRVEVLDRPATERAGVRGLLLNVKRADGVAESGRANLTVDYGSFATAYGADWASRLRLVTLPDCALSTPEKKQCSGTAVKSRHDLRSRSVTASVPVGTAGTLVALAAGDSGPAGDYKATSLQPSATWSAGGSAGAFTWSYPMRVPPGIGGPEPQVELSYSSQSVDGRHAASNNQPSWIGEGFEGWPGGYIERSYRNCSDDMGGSANNTEKATDLCWETDNATVSLAGHAGELIYNATEGRWHLRNDDGSRIERRTGASNGDNNGEYWVLTTTAGTQYWFGLNRLPGWVAGNPLTNSTWTVPVFGNEPNEPCHATDFADSDCVQAWRWNLDYVVDLNGNSVSYWYGKETNKYARNLDAEDAVSYVRGGWLDRIDYGTRQTNGVDSVLSIPAPLRVELTEADRCLTGCTTHDEARWPDTPWDSECTGSSCTDKYAPTFWTTKRLSKVTTQVRSGNGYSDVERWTLTHTFPDPGDGTRAGLWLSKISHVGLVGGTASLPDIEFTPVQLPNRVDTIDFAAAMNWMRITKIRNEAGGTISVNYSDQDCKAGQTMPTPQTNTRRCYPVIWEPEGYSSPVTDWFHKYVVDTIYENDNTGGAPPQGSPRVAYKYTYLDGAAWHYTDDDGLIDKKRKTWSEYRGYGRVGVTVGDAGEQTYSETRYFRGMNGDRATPSGGTKVVTIDGIPDEDWYSGVTRESIVFDGPGGSVVSRERNTPWSSAPTATRTINGDTVTARFNRIGTTTKHVTLDAGRGERVTKAVTTYDIYGMAVAVDDLGEDGVAGDERCSKSDYSPRNTEAWLMDRVHRVQTYAVKCADAATPASLGEDDVIGEVRTWYDGHAFQEAPTRGLTTRTEELAAWNAGAPTFTTTTRSAYDNHGRITSTWDANNYETKTAYMPAAGGPVTGKTITNPALHVTTTTLSPGYGMETSVVDPNGKRTDMSHDGLGRLTGVWLPDRDKATQTANMTFSYTVRTDGASAVAASKLTPSGGYSTSFVLYDGMLRERQTQAPSISGGRLITETFYDTAGRKSKSFGSYHTTGTAGITLVTTTERALVPNQTRTVYDGAGRTRAEVFQPYDAERWRTSTYHAGDRTDVTPAAGGTATSSLTDARGQLVELRYYHGATPTPGTAGSWDAMTYTFNRKGQKTAVTDSRGNTWTYTFDIRGRQTSVDDPDKGTAVSTYDNGGRVTTLTDARGKKLAYGYDSLNRKRAVFEDRIGGTTRAMWIYDTLAKGQLSQSTRYVGGAAYQVKITGYTETYQPTGSEIVVPESETGLAGIYHFGATYNVDNSVASQSMPSTNSNLPAETLLFDYNSFGLQSGLRTLYGGVESSYVADTDYSALAEIDQVELYTGTGGRVYQKYTRELETGRLTGIRTDRDSVAPHILSDIHYRYDNTGNVTKVVDVAPDPVDDTQCFAYDYLRRLTHAWTPSSSDCAATRSATALGGPAPYWRSWTYDSVGNRRTETVHTATGNTTTNYNYPADGAPKAHSLTSTTGGQTGSYTYDETGNTLTRSAASTGTQTLTWDFEGHLETATDSTGQTSFVYDANGNRLIRRDPSGKTLYLPGQEIRYDSGTSTTTCTRYYSYNGATIASRTVVGLSWLTGDHHGTAGVAVDTTTQQATIRRETPFGTPRGFSPAWPNDKGFLGGTKDNTGLTHLGAREYDPAIGRFISVDPVMDLSDPQQMNGYNYSNNSPVNASDPSGLKVCGNDDCSMYTTPTPDGEIVHEPGGKKTKIKKYPPGSCSGRFCIGAPHKPVHHGPWNDSFVYDPKAKATPADIASWAKWQARRYGCIASVRAGVGKCADWGEAPYMYDRFASGTGEPYVFDFAPAYDQDPFLRNVIDAEIAAAQRASEQLAGRSGSSSFEITGKNRNIRSNPDTERWQKTIGSFNIWASADVTVTGDTVAMRITIHAEDRWNFNRNENDLATGISDNENGRFAELGWAKGFNSSGSMVKDVVWKAGSPKSAVVTEPYRQRW, from the coding sequence ATGTTGCGCCCGCTCAGCGTACCGGCGCGCCGTCCTGCGTTGCTCGCGACGGCCGTCGCCGTCACCCTGATGGCTGGCCTGCTCCAAGCCGTCCCTGCGGAGGCTATTCCGGCCGGTTACCAGCCGACCTCCGCCAAGCCCACGCCGCCCGTACCCGTGAAGGCGGTCAAGCCTGCAGCGGCGCCCACGGCGGAGGTGCCGCCACCGGCGTCAGCCAAGCCGGCTCCTGTCTGGCCGTCGGCCGGCTCCGCGGTGGTCGACCTGACCGCCGCCCGGCCCGACGCCGCAGCAGCCCGGGTAGGCACCCTGCCGGTGCGGCTCGCCAGGCCGACCGCGGCCGCCCGCGGCGGGGCGGCCCCCGGCCGGGTACGCGTCGAGGTGCTCGACCGCCCGGCCACCGAGCGCGCTGGAGTCCGAGGCCTGCTGTTGAATGTGAAGCGCGCGGACGGGGTCGCGGAGAGCGGCCGAGCCAACCTCACCGTCGACTACGGGTCGTTCGCAACCGCGTACGGCGCCGACTGGGCCAGCCGACTCCGGCTCGTGACGCTGCCCGACTGCGCCCTGAGCACGCCCGAGAAGAAGCAGTGCTCGGGCACCGCCGTGAAGTCCCGCCACGACCTGCGTTCCCGTTCGGTGACGGCGAGTGTTCCGGTCGGCACGGCCGGCACCTTGGTAGCGCTCGCGGCGGGCGACTCCGGCCCTGCCGGCGACTACAAGGCTACCTCCCTGCAGCCCTCCGCCACCTGGAGCGCCGGCGGCAGCGCGGGCGCCTTCACCTGGTCGTATCCGATGCGGGTGCCGCCTGGCATCGGCGGTCCCGAACCGCAGGTCGAGCTGAGCTACTCATCCCAGTCGGTCGACGGTCGGCACGCGGCCTCCAACAACCAGCCCTCTTGGATCGGCGAGGGCTTCGAGGGCTGGCCGGGCGGCTACATAGAACGTAGCTACCGGAACTGTTCTGACGACATGGGCGGCTCGGCGAACAATACCGAGAAGGCCACCGACCTTTGCTGGGAGACGGACAACGCCACCGTATCCCTGGCTGGGCACGCTGGGGAGCTGATCTACAACGCCACCGAGGGGCGTTGGCACCTGCGCAACGACGACGGCTCGCGGATTGAGCGGAGGACCGGCGCGAGCAACGGCGACAACAACGGTGAGTACTGGGTGCTCACCACCACTGCCGGCACGCAGTACTGGTTCGGTCTCAACCGACTTCCTGGCTGGGTCGCCGGTAACCCGCTGACCAACTCGACCTGGACTGTGCCCGTCTTCGGTAACGAGCCGAACGAGCCCTGTCACGCCACCGACTTCGCTGACTCCGACTGCGTACAGGCATGGCGGTGGAACCTCGACTACGTTGTGGATCTGAACGGCAACTCCGTCTCCTATTGGTATGGCAAGGAGACCAACAAGTACGCGCGCAATCTCGACGCCGAAGACGCCGTCAGCTACGTCCGGGGCGGCTGGCTTGACCGAATCGACTACGGCACCCGCCAGACAAACGGCGTGGACTCGGTGCTGAGCATTCCGGCGCCGCTGCGCGTCGAGCTCACCGAGGCCGATCGTTGTCTGACTGGTTGTACCACGCACGACGAGGCGCGCTGGCCGGACACCCCCTGGGACTCCGAGTGCACCGGCTCGTCCTGCACGGACAAGTACGCCCCGACGTTCTGGACCACCAAGCGGCTCTCCAAGGTGACGACCCAGGTGCGCAGCGGCAACGGTTACAGCGACGTCGAGCGCTGGACGCTGACCCACACGTTCCCCGACCCTGGGGACGGCACCCGGGCCGGCCTCTGGCTCTCCAAGATTTCGCACGTCGGCCTCGTAGGTGGCACTGCCAGCCTTCCGGACATCGAATTCACGCCCGTGCAGTTGCCGAACCGGGTGGACACCATCGACTTCGCCGCGGCGATGAATTGGATGCGGATCACGAAGATCCGCAACGAGGCTGGCGGGACGATCAGCGTCAACTACTCGGACCAGGACTGCAAGGCGGGGCAGACCATGCCCACACCCCAGACGAACACGAGACGCTGCTATCCGGTCATCTGGGAACCTGAGGGCTATAGCAGCCCTGTTACAGACTGGTTCCACAAGTATGTAGTCGACACGATCTACGAGAACGACAACACCGGTGGCGCCCCGCCGCAGGGCAGTCCCCGGGTCGCCTACAAGTACACCTACCTGGACGGAGCCGCTTGGCACTACACCGACGACGACGGGCTGATCGACAAGAAGCGTAAGACGTGGTCGGAGTACCGGGGATATGGCCGGGTTGGCGTCACGGTGGGCGACGCTGGTGAGCAGACGTACAGCGAAACCCGTTACTTCCGCGGTATGAATGGTGACCGCGCAACTCCGTCGGGCGGGACCAAGGTCGTCACCATTGACGGGATTCCTGACGAGGACTGGTACTCCGGCGTGACGCGCGAGAGCATCGTGTTCGACGGCCCGGGTGGCTCGGTCGTCTCTCGTGAGCGCAACACCCCCTGGTCTTCGGCACCGACCGCCACCCGGACCATCAACGGGGACACGGTCACTGCGAGGTTCAACCGGATCGGTACAACCACCAAGCACGTGACACTCGACGCCGGGCGTGGCGAGCGGGTCACCAAGGCCGTCACCACCTACGACATCTACGGCATGGCGGTGGCCGTGGACGATCTGGGCGAGGACGGCGTCGCGGGCGACGAGCGGTGTAGTAAGAGCGACTACAGTCCGCGCAACACTGAGGCCTGGCTGATGGACAGGGTGCACCGGGTCCAGACGTACGCTGTCAAGTGTGCCGACGCCGCCACCCCCGCGTCCCTAGGCGAGGACGACGTCATCGGCGAGGTCCGCACCTGGTACGACGGCCACGCCTTCCAGGAGGCACCGACCCGTGGCCTGACCACGCGGACGGAGGAGCTGGCCGCCTGGAACGCCGGCGCGCCCACCTTTACCACGACCACCCGATCCGCCTACGACAACCACGGCCGGATCACCTCAACTTGGGACGCGAACAACTATGAGACCAAGACTGCGTACATGCCTGCGGCAGGAGGGCCGGTAACCGGCAAGACGATCACCAACCCGGCGCTGCACGTCACCACCACGACCCTCTCGCCCGGTTACGGAATGGAGACATCGGTCGTGGACCCGAACGGCAAGCGCACCGACATGAGCCACGACGGGCTCGGCCGGTTGACCGGAGTGTGGCTTCCGGACCGGGACAAGGCGACTCAAACCGCGAACATGACCTTCAGCTACACCGTCCGCACCGACGGAGCATCGGCCGTCGCCGCCTCCAAGCTCACCCCGTCCGGCGGCTACTCGACCTCGTTCGTCCTGTACGACGGGATGCTGCGGGAACGGCAGACCCAGGCACCGTCGATCTCCGGCGGACGGCTGATCACCGAGACGTTCTACGACACGGCGGGGCGCAAGTCGAAGAGCTTCGGCTCCTATCACACGACGGGGACGGCCGGCATCACGTTGGTGACCACCACCGAGCGAGCCCTGGTGCCAAACCAGACCCGGACGGTGTACGACGGGGCCGGACGGACGAGGGCCGAGGTATTCCAGCCCTACGACGCCGAGCGCTGGCGGACCTCGACCTATCACGCCGGTGACCGCACCGATGTCACCCCGGCGGCTGGTGGCACCGCCACCTCCAGTTTGACCGACGCCCGGGGACAGCTTGTGGAGCTGCGGTACTACCATGGGGCCACGCCGACACCCGGCACCGCCGGCAGTTGGGACGCCATGACGTACACCTTCAACCGCAAGGGTCAGAAGACGGCGGTCACCGACTCCCGCGGTAACACGTGGACGTACACCTTCGACATCCGGGGCCGACAGACTTCGGTCGACGATCCTGACAAGGGTACGGCTGTCTCCACCTACGACAACGGTGGCCGGGTCACCACCCTGACGGACGCCCGCGGCAAAAAGCTGGCGTACGGGTACGACTCGCTCAACCGCAAGCGCGCGGTCTTCGAGGATCGGATCGGCGGCACCACACGAGCAATGTGGATCTACGACACCCTGGCAAAGGGGCAGCTAAGCCAGTCGACCCGCTACGTCGGTGGCGCCGCCTATCAGGTGAAGATCACTGGCTATACGGAAACGTACCAGCCGACCGGCAGCGAGATCGTGGTCCCCGAATCCGAGACCGGGCTCGCTGGCATATATCACTTCGGCGCCACCTACAACGTGGACAACTCGGTGGCATCGCAGAGCATGCCGTCGACGAATAGTAACCTGCCAGCGGAGACACTGCTGTTCGATTACAACAGCTTCGGCCTGCAGAGCGGCCTACGCACGTTGTACGGCGGAGTCGAATCCTCGTACGTCGCAGACACCGACTACAGCGCGCTAGCCGAAATCGACCAGGTGGAGCTCTATACGGGCACGGGCGGCCGAGTCTACCAGAAGTACACCCGGGAGTTGGAGACGGGACGCCTCACCGGCATCCGAACCGACCGCGATTCGGTTGCGCCGCACATCCTCTCCGACATCCATTACCGATACGACAACACTGGCAACGTCACCAAGGTCGTGGACGTCGCCCCTGACCCGGTCGACGACACCCAGTGCTTCGCCTACGACTACCTGCGCCGGCTCACCCACGCGTGGACGCCATCGTCAAGTGACTGCGCCGCGACTCGTTCGGCTACAGCGCTGGGTGGCCCCGCCCCGTACTGGCGGTCGTGGACCTACGACAGCGTCGGCAACCGGCGTACGGAAACCGTGCACACCGCCACCGGAAACACCACGACCAACTACAACTACCCGGCTGACGGCGCGCCTAAGGCGCACAGCCTGACTTCCACCACTGGCGGACAGACCGGCAGCTATACCTACGACGAGACCGGCAACACGCTGACACGGTCCGCCGCCTCAACCGGAACGCAGACGCTGACCTGGGACTTCGAGGGCCACCTCGAAACGGCAACCGACTCCACCGGCCAGACCAGCTTTGTCTACGACGCCAACGGCAACCGGCTGATCCGCCGAGACCCTTCAGGCAAGACCTTGTATCTGCCGGGGCAAGAGATCCGCTACGACTCCGGCACGAGCACCACCACCTGCACCCGTTACTACTCCTACAACGGCGCAACGATCGCGTCCCGGACGGTCGTCGGCCTGAGCTGGCTGACCGGGGACCACCATGGCACGGCCGGGGTGGCGGTCGACACCACGACCCAGCAGGCGACGATTCGCCGGGAAACCCCGTTCGGCACTCCGCGTGGATTCAGCCCTGCGTGGCCCAACGACAAGGGCTTCCTCGGGGGTACCAAGGACAACACCGGCCTGACTCATTTGGGTGCCCGAGAATACGACCCGGCCATCGGTCGCTTTATCAGCGTCGACCCGGTGATGGACCTGTCCGACCCGCAGCAGATGAACGGCTACAACTACAGCAACAACAGCCCGGTCAATGCCAGCGACCCTAGCGGGTTGAAGGTATGCGGCAACGACGATTGCAGCATGTACACCACGCCCACCCCCGATGGAGAGATCGTTCATGAGCCCGGTGGGAAGAAGACCAAGATAAAGAAGTATCCGCCAGGTTCCTGTTCCGGCCGCTTCTGTATCGGAGCGCCGCACAAGCCAGTGCACCACGGCCCCTGGAACGATAGCTTCGTGTACGACCCGAAGGCCAAGGCCACACCGGCCGACATCGCCAGCTGGGCCAAGTGGCAGGCGCGCCGGTATGGGTGCATCGCTTCCGTCCGGGCAGGGGTCGGTAAGTGCGCTGATTGGGGCGAAGCCCCCTACATGTACGACCGCTTCGCCTCGGGAACCGGCGAGCCCTACGTCTTCGACTTCGCTCCCGCTTACGACCAGGATCCCTTCCTGCGCAACGTCATCGACGCGGAGATCGCGGCAGCGCAACGGGCCTCCGAGCAATTAGCAGGCAGATCGGGCAGCAGCTCGTTCGAGATCACCGGCAAGAACCGGAACATCAGGTCGAATCCGGACACCGAACGCTGGCAGAAGACTATCGGCTCGTTCAACATCTGGGCCAGCGCCGACGTCACCGTCACCGGCGACACCGTCGCCATGCGGATTACCATCCACGCCGAGGACCGGTGGAACTTCAACAGGAACGAGAACGACCTCGCGACGGGTATCTCTGACAACGAGAACGGCCGCTTTGCTGAGCTGGGCTGGGCGAAGGGCTTCAACTCCTCAGGCTCTATGGTGAAGGACGTGGTGTGGAAAGCAGGATCGCCCAAGAGCGCGGTGGTGACCGAACCGTACAGGCAGCGCTGGTGA
- a CDS encoding MarR family winged helix-turn-helix transcriptional regulator — MSNSSTLGRRLDLGPSEYQAMKHLMTAERPLGPVELGALVGLTSGAATTLVDRLERAGHLARRRDRHDRRRLTLEPTADALDGVRRQMRPLEDALSAVLETYSGEDRRTIARFLGDVIAAYRQFNAGAGTHRRAAR, encoded by the coding sequence GTGTCGAACTCGTCCACGCTGGGCCGCCGGCTCGACCTTGGTCCGAGCGAGTACCAGGCGATGAAGCACCTCATGACAGCCGAGCGTCCGCTCGGCCCGGTCGAGTTGGGGGCTCTGGTCGGACTCACCTCAGGCGCGGCGACCACGCTCGTCGACCGACTCGAACGGGCCGGTCATCTCGCTCGTCGTCGGGACCGGCACGACCGCCGCAGGTTGACCCTGGAGCCCACAGCCGACGCACTGGACGGCGTCCGGCGGCAGATGCGACCACTCGAAGACGCGCTCAGTGCGGTCCTCGAGACGTACTCGGGCGAGGACCGACGAACAATCGCCCGGTTTCTCGGCGACGTCATCGCCGCTTACCGGCAGTTCAACGCCGGGGCCGGTACGCATCGCCGCGCGGCCCGGTGA
- a CDS encoding ThuA domain-containing protein — MRRSLRSWLGAVLSAILVTGGIVAVPPAASAAPFTVLVFSKTAGFRHGSIVPGIAAIQQLGAANGFTVESTEDAAQFTDANLDRFAAVIWLSTTGDVLNATQQAAFERYIEGGGGYVGVHAAADTEYEWPWYGGLVGAYFASHPANQTATIKVADQVHPSTAALPQRWNRLDEWYNYRTNPRGSVHVLATLDESTYSGGGNGYDHPISWCQNYSGGRAWYTGLGHTDESYAEPNFRAHLLGGIMSAAGAAEADCGATVTSNFQQVELAKGAAETGEPMSLTVLPDRGVFHTSRNGVIRHTDAAGNTKVAATLPVYTGDEEGLQGIKVDPNFATNRWVYVFYAPPLDTPGGGAPTTGTPADFARWDGVNRLSRFTANADNTINLASETLILDVPTSRGMCCHVGGDMDFDAAGNLYLSTGDDTNPFESSGFTPIDERTGRNPAFDAQRTAGNTNDLRGKVLRIRPSAAGGYTIPAGNMFAPGTARTRPEIYAMGFRNPFRMSVDKETGVVYLGDYGPDAGTADPNRGPAGNVEFARIDKPGFYGWPYCTARNDAYNDYTFPSGPSGPKFDCANGPVNNSPNNTGLTQLPPAIPAWLPYGGSGSPPEFTGGGLSPMGGPVYRFDPDSTSDVAFPEYYDGTYFAGEFGRRWIKNIKLDSAGQPLKINPFPWTGTQVMDMEFGPDGALYVLDYGTGWFNGDANSALYRIEYAREGRAPRAVVSATPTSGVAPLTVRFSSAGTLDPDGDPFTYAWDFDNNGSTDSTTANPTFTYTTNGTFRPTLTVRDSTGKIGTASTVITVGNSAPVVTVNTPLNGSTFTFGDAIPFTVTVTDAQDGQIDCARVKVNYVLGHDSHGHQLSSVQGCSGVIQTSVDGEHDTAANIFGIIDAEYTDLGGAGQPPLTTHTQAVLQPRVRQAEHFGDSSGIQVVNAGSAHGGAAIGYIDNNDWISFHPYNLTGIQSFSARVGAPAGGGGTLELRVDSPTGPLVGQATVVPTGGYATFATVTGGITAPTGTRTLFLVFKGTGPYFDIDEFTLSTGGGPGPGPEPGTNLARGKPARASSVQDAFVAANAFDGAPGTRWASAFSDPQWIDVDLGATYDINRVKLTWEAAYGSGYQIQTSPDGVNFTTIRTVTGGDGGVDDLTGLTGSGRYVRLTGTTRGTGWGYSLFEFEVYGGTSGPPPGTNLLLNKPTLTSSSEGAGMSGAQAVDGSLTTRWSSAFSDPQWIRVDLGSPTAIGRVKLSWEAAYSSSYRIQTSNDGTTWVDVKTVTGADGGVDEHTALGANGRYLRIYGTARGTAWGHSLWELEAYAN, encoded by the coding sequence GTGCGCAGATCTCTGAGATCGTGGCTCGGCGCCGTACTGAGCGCAATCCTCGTGACGGGCGGCATCGTCGCCGTGCCGCCCGCGGCCAGCGCCGCACCGTTCACCGTGCTGGTCTTCAGCAAGACCGCCGGATTCCGGCACGGATCCATCGTGCCCGGCATCGCCGCCATCCAGCAGCTCGGCGCGGCCAACGGGTTCACCGTCGAATCCACCGAGGACGCGGCCCAGTTCACCGACGCCAACCTGGACCGGTTCGCCGCGGTGATCTGGCTGTCCACCACCGGTGACGTTCTCAACGCCACCCAGCAGGCCGCGTTCGAGCGGTACATCGAGGGCGGTGGCGGGTACGTGGGCGTGCACGCCGCCGCCGACACCGAGTACGAGTGGCCCTGGTACGGCGGGCTCGTCGGGGCGTACTTCGCCTCGCACCCGGCCAACCAGACCGCGACCATCAAGGTCGCCGATCAGGTGCACCCCTCCACCGCCGCACTGCCGCAGCGCTGGAACCGGTTGGACGAGTGGTACAACTACCGCACCAACCCCCGGGGCAGCGTGCACGTGCTCGCCACCCTGGACGAGAGCACCTACAGCGGCGGCGGCAACGGGTACGACCACCCGATCTCCTGGTGCCAGAACTACTCCGGCGGCCGGGCCTGGTACACCGGCCTGGGGCACACCGACGAGTCGTACGCCGAGCCGAACTTCCGTGCCCACCTGCTCGGCGGCATCATGAGCGCGGCCGGCGCGGCCGAGGCCGACTGCGGCGCTACCGTCACCAGCAACTTCCAGCAGGTCGAGCTGGCAAAGGGCGCGGCCGAGACGGGCGAGCCGATGAGCCTCACCGTGCTGCCGGACCGGGGTGTGTTCCACACCTCCCGTAACGGCGTCATCCGGCACACCGACGCGGCCGGCAACACCAAGGTCGCCGCCACGCTGCCGGTCTACACCGGCGACGAGGAGGGTCTGCAGGGCATCAAGGTCGACCCGAACTTCGCCACCAACCGCTGGGTGTACGTGTTCTACGCGCCACCGCTGGACACCCCGGGCGGCGGGGCACCCACCACCGGTACGCCGGCGGACTTCGCCCGGTGGGACGGCGTGAACCGGCTATCGAGGTTCACCGCCAACGCGGACAACACCATCAACCTGGCCAGCGAGACACTGATCCTGGACGTGCCGACCAGTCGGGGCATGTGCTGCCACGTCGGCGGCGACATGGACTTCGACGCGGCCGGCAACCTGTACCTGTCCACCGGCGACGACACCAACCCGTTCGAGTCGAGCGGCTTCACCCCGATCGACGAGCGAACCGGCCGCAACCCGGCCTTCGACGCCCAGCGCACCGCGGGCAACACGAACGACCTGCGCGGCAAGGTGCTGCGGATCAGGCCGAGCGCGGCCGGCGGGTACACCATCCCGGCCGGGAACATGTTCGCGCCGGGCACCGCGCGGACCCGTCCGGAGATCTACGCGATGGGCTTCCGGAACCCGTTCCGGATGAGCGTGGACAAGGAGACCGGCGTCGTCTACCTGGGCGACTACGGTCCGGACGCGGGCACCGCCGACCCCAACCGGGGCCCGGCGGGCAACGTGGAGTTCGCCCGGATCGACAAGCCGGGCTTCTACGGCTGGCCGTACTGCACCGCCCGCAACGACGCGTACAACGACTACACCTTCCCGTCCGGTCCGTCCGGCCCGAAGTTCGACTGCGCCAACGGGCCGGTGAACAACTCGCCCAACAACACGGGTCTCACCCAGTTGCCGCCCGCCATCCCGGCCTGGCTGCCGTACGGCGGTTCCGGCTCCCCGCCGGAGTTCACCGGTGGCGGTCTGTCCCCGATGGGCGGCCCGGTGTACCGGTTCGACCCGGACAGCACCTCCGACGTGGCTTTTCCGGAGTACTACGACGGGACGTACTTCGCCGGTGAGTTCGGCCGTCGCTGGATCAAGAACATCAAACTCGACTCGGCCGGCCAGCCGCTGAAGATCAACCCGTTCCCCTGGACCGGCACCCAGGTCATGGACATGGAGTTCGGCCCGGACGGCGCGCTCTATGTGCTCGACTACGGCACCGGCTGGTTCAACGGCGACGCCAACTCGGCCCTCTACCGGATCGAGTACGCCCGCGAGGGCAGAGCCCCACGTGCGGTCGTCTCGGCCACCCCGACCAGCGGCGTCGCGCCGCTGACCGTGCGGTTCTCGTCGGCCGGCACGCTCGACCCGGACGGCGACCCGTTCACCTACGCCTGGGACTTCGACAACAACGGCAGCACCGACTCGACCACGGCGAACCCGACATTCACCTACACCACCAACGGCACCTTCCGACCCACCCTGACCGTTCGGGACAGCACCGGCAAGATCGGTACCGCGAGCACCGTCATCACGGTCGGAAACAGCGCTCCGGTGGTCACCGTGAACACGCCGTTGAACGGGTCCACGTTCACCTTCGGGGACGCCATACCGTTCACCGTCACGGTCACCGACGCGCAGGACGGCCAGATCGACTGCGCCCGGGTGAAGGTGAACTACGTCCTCGGCCACGACTCACACGGTCACCAGCTCAGCAGCGTCCAGGGCTGCTCCGGGGTGATCCAGACCTCGGTCGACGGCGAGCACGACACCGCGGCGAACATCTTCGGCATCATCGACGCCGAGTACACCGACCTCGGTGGCGCCGGTCAGCCGCCGCTCACCACGCACACCCAGGCCGTTCTCCAGCCCCGGGTGCGCCAGGCCGAGCACTTCGGCGACTCGTCCGGCATCCAGGTCGTCAACGCGGGCAGCGCGCACGGCGGCGCGGCGATCGGCTACATCGACAACAACGACTGGATCTCGTTCCACCCGTACAACCTGACCGGCATCCAGTCGTTCAGCGCCCGGGTCGGTGCCCCGGCGGGCGGCGGTGGCACCCTCGAACTGCGGGTCGACTCACCCACCGGACCGCTTGTCGGTCAGGCGACGGTGGTGCCGACCGGCGGATACGCCACGTTCGCCACGGTCACCGGCGGGATCACCGCACCGACCGGCACCCGCACCCTGTTCCTGGTCTTCAAGGGCACCGGACCGTACTTCGACATCGACGAGTTCACCCTCTCGACCGGCGGCGGCCCCGGGCCCGGTCCGGAACCGGGCACCAACCTGGCCCGGGGCAAGCCGGCCCGCGCCTCCAGCGTGCAGGATGCCTTCGTCGCCGCCAACGCGTTCGACGGCGCGCCCGGCACCCGGTGGGCCAGCGCGTTCAGCGACCCGCAGTGGATCGACGTCGACCTCGGTGCCACGTACGACATCAACCGGGTCAAGCTGACCTGGGAGGCGGCGTACGGCAGCGGGTACCAGATCCAGACCTCGCCGGACGGGGTCAACTTCACCACCATCCGCACCGTGACCGGCGGCGACGGTGGCGTGGACGACCTCACCGGCCTGACCGGCTCCGGCCGGTACGTCCGGCTCACCGGCACCACCCGGGGCACCGGCTGGGGCTACTCCCTGTTCGAATTCGAGGTGTACGGCGGCACCAGCGGGCCGCCGCCGGGCACCAACCTGCTGTTGAACAAGCCGACGCTGACGTCCAGCAGCGAGGGGGCCGGCATGTCCGGCGCCCAGGCGGTGGACGGCAGCCTCACCACCCGCTGGTCGTCGGCGTTCTCCGACCCGCAGTGGATCCGGGTCGACCTCGGCAGCCCGACCGCCATCGGCCGGGTCAAGCTGAGCTGGGAGGCGGCGTACAGCAGTTCGTACCGCATCCAGACCTCGAACGACGGCACCACCTGGGTCGACGTGAAGACGGTGACCGGGGCCGACGGCGGGGTGGACGAGCACACCGCGCTCGGTGCCAATGGCCGCTATCTGCGGATCTACGGCACCGCCCGGGGTACGGCGTGGGGTCATTCGCTCTGGGAGCTGGAGGCGTACGCCAACTGA